In Nocardia asteroides, the following proteins share a genomic window:
- the hisN gene encoding histidinol-phosphatase yields the protein MAAYSADLDLALRLADEADAISRVRFGAVDLKVDAKPDLTPVSDADLAVEQAIRRVLGAERPGDAVLGEEFGGDAEFTGRQWVVDPIDGTKNFVRGVPVWASLIALLVDGVPVVGVVSAPALGRRWWAAAGSGAWTQVHPGAPKPISVSAVGELDAASLAFSSLSGWHERGLRETFVDLTDAVWRVRGYGDFFNYCLVAEGAVDIAAEPEVSLWDLAALDILVREAGGTFTALDGQPGPHAGSAVATNGLLHDEVIGRLRG from the coding sequence GTGGCTGCCTACTCCGCTGACCTGGACCTTGCCCTTCGACTCGCCGACGAGGCCGACGCGATCTCGCGGGTGCGGTTCGGCGCCGTCGACCTGAAGGTCGACGCGAAGCCGGACCTCACCCCGGTCTCGGACGCCGACCTGGCGGTCGAGCAGGCCATCCGCCGCGTGCTCGGCGCGGAACGCCCCGGCGACGCGGTGCTGGGCGAGGAATTCGGCGGCGACGCCGAGTTCACCGGCAGGCAATGGGTGGTCGACCCGATCGACGGCACCAAGAACTTCGTCCGCGGCGTCCCGGTCTGGGCCAGCCTGATCGCGCTCCTCGTCGACGGCGTCCCGGTGGTGGGCGTGGTGAGCGCGCCCGCGCTGGGCAGGCGCTGGTGGGCGGCGGCGGGCTCGGGCGCCTGGACCCAGGTGCACCCCGGCGCCCCGAAACCGATCAGCGTGTCGGCGGTGGGCGAGCTGGACGCGGCCAGCCTGGCCTTCTCCAGCCTGTCCGGCTGGCACGAGCGCGGCCTGCGGGAAACGTTCGTCGACCTCACCGACGCCGTCTGGCGAGTCCGCGGTTACGGCGACTTCTTCAACTACTGCCTGGTCGCCGAAGGCGCGGTCGACATCGCCGCCGAGCCCGAGGTGTCGCTGTGGGACCTGGCCGCCCTCGACATCCTGGTCCGCGAGGCGGGCGGCACGTTCACCGCCCTGGACGGGCAGCCCGGCCCGCACGCCGGGTCCGCCGTCGCCACCAACGGCCTGCTCCACGACGAGGTCATCGGCCGTCTGCGCGGCTGA
- a CDS encoding NADPH-dependent FMN reductase produces the protein MSAQPLKLAIIIGSVREGRFGPVVANWFAQQVDDRFDVDIIDLADAEVHAALPAMPPALEPDPQRPAGMGALTERLSAADAYVIVTPDYNRSYPAALKAAIDWHFTQWDAKAIGFVGYSGGSGGLLAIEHLRQVFAELNAHTVRNYVSFPRYYLLFDENGQLREPAEFEAAAQALLDQLHWWTSALVAARAARVAA, from the coding sequence GTGTCCGCACAGCCACTGAAGCTCGCGATCATCATCGGCAGCGTCCGCGAGGGCCGGTTCGGACCGGTGGTCGCGAACTGGTTCGCCCAGCAGGTCGACGACCGTTTCGACGTCGACATCATCGACCTGGCCGACGCCGAGGTGCACGCGGCGCTGCCCGCGATGCCGCCGGCGCTCGAGCCCGACCCGCAGCGTCCGGCCGGCATGGGCGCGCTCACCGAACGGCTGTCGGCCGCCGACGCCTACGTCATCGTGACGCCCGACTACAACCGCAGCTACCCGGCCGCCCTCAAGGCCGCCATCGATTGGCACTTCACCCAGTGGGACGCCAAGGCGATCGGCTTCGTCGGCTACAGCGGCGGCTCCGGCGGGCTGCTCGCCATCGAGCACCTGCGACAGGTGTTCGCCGAGCTCAACGCCCACACCGTGCGCAACTACGTCTCGTTCCCCCGCTACTACCTGCTGTTCGACGAGAACGGGCAGCTGAGGGAACCGGCCGAGTTCGAGGCCGCGGCACAGGCGCTGCTCGACCAGTTGCACTGGTGGACAAGCGCTCTGGTGGCGGCACGAGCGGCCCGGGTCGCGGCGTGA
- a CDS encoding helix-turn-helix transcriptional regulator: protein MSDNELGLFLRTRREAVTPAEVGLPAGPRRRTPGLRRAEVAMLAGVSVEYLIRLEQGRDRHPSAPVLSALAETLRLSPRERVHLHQLTKGVSGFNCGAAENGPNRTVRPTVRAILDQLDPAPAAITNRFTEVLACTAGYRTLMTPSGLFEQGEPANVARFVFTHPGARELYPDWDDAADKLVASLKQGPFRADPMVAALVDELTVTAGAPFTDRLASLPGLPPSGGINRIRHPEAGTLRLAYESLELSLDDDQSLYVLLPADEASATALDRLVGRHPGGLRAVAS from the coding sequence GTGAGCGACAACGAACTCGGCCTGTTCCTGCGCACGCGCCGCGAGGCGGTGACCCCCGCCGAGGTGGGCCTGCCCGCCGGTCCGCGCAGGCGCACGCCCGGCCTGCGCCGCGCCGAGGTCGCCATGCTGGCCGGAGTGAGCGTGGAGTATCTGATCCGGCTCGAGCAGGGCCGGGATCGGCATCCGTCCGCGCCGGTGCTGTCGGCGCTGGCCGAGACGCTGCGGCTGAGCCCGCGCGAGCGGGTGCATCTGCATCAGCTCACCAAGGGCGTGTCCGGATTCAATTGCGGCGCCGCGGAGAACGGCCCGAACCGCACCGTGCGCCCCACCGTCCGGGCGATTCTCGACCAGCTCGATCCCGCGCCCGCCGCGATCACCAACCGGTTCACCGAGGTGCTGGCCTGCACCGCGGGCTACCGCACGCTGATGACACCGAGCGGCCTGTTCGAGCAGGGCGAACCGGCCAATGTCGCGCGGTTCGTCTTCACCCATCCGGGCGCGCGCGAGCTGTACCCGGACTGGGACGACGCCGCCGACAAGCTGGTCGCCTCGCTCAAACAGGGCCCGTTCCGCGCCGACCCGATGGTGGCCGCGCTGGTCGACGAGCTCACCGTCACCGCGGGCGCGCCGTTCACCGATCGGCTGGCGTCGCTGCCGGGCCTGCCGCCCTCGGGTGGGATCAACCGGATCCGGCATCCCGAGGCGGGCACGCTGCGGCTGGCCTACGAATCCCTGGAGCTGTCGCTGGACGACGACCAGTCGCTGTACGTGCTGCTGCCCGCCGACGAAGCGAGCGCGACGGCACTGGATCGCCTGGTCGGACGCCACCCCGGCGGCCTGCGCGCGGTCGCGAGCTGA
- the prfB gene encoding peptide chain release factor 2 produces the protein MHPDVIADLAELDTTLKTVESVLDVEELRRRIDELEHQAADPELWNNQDHAQQVTSELSHAQSELRRVEDLRQRLEDLPVLYELAEAEEGEAAQEATADADAERATLRVDIEAMEVRTLLSGEYDKRDALVNIRSGAGGVDAADWAQMLMRMYIRWAERHKYVVEVYDTSYAEEAGIKSATFAVKSPYAYGTLSVEMGTHRLVRISPFDNQGRRQTSFAEVEVLPVVETTDHIEIPEGEVRVDVYRSSGPGGQSVNTTDSAVRLTHIPTGIVVTCQNEKSQLQNKISAMRVLQAKLLERKRQEERAQMDALKTNEGASWGNQMRSYVLHPYQMVKDLRTNYEVNNPSAVLDGDIDGFIESGIRWRMREQADA, from the coding sequence GTGCATCCTGACGTTATCGCCGATCTCGCCGAACTCGACACCACGCTCAAGACGGTCGAGTCGGTGCTCGATGTCGAGGAGCTACGCCGTCGCATCGACGAGCTCGAGCACCAGGCGGCCGACCCCGAGCTGTGGAACAACCAGGATCACGCCCAGCAGGTGACCAGCGAGCTGTCGCACGCGCAGAGCGAGCTGCGCCGCGTCGAGGATCTGCGCCAGCGGCTGGAAGACCTGCCGGTGCTCTACGAACTGGCCGAGGCCGAGGAGGGCGAGGCCGCCCAGGAGGCCACCGCCGACGCCGACGCCGAGCGGGCCACCCTGCGCGTCGACATCGAGGCGATGGAAGTGCGCACCCTGCTCTCGGGCGAGTACGACAAGCGCGACGCGCTGGTGAACATCCGCTCCGGCGCCGGTGGCGTCGACGCCGCGGACTGGGCGCAGATGCTGATGCGCATGTACATCCGCTGGGCCGAGCGGCACAAGTACGTCGTCGAGGTCTACGACACCTCCTATGCCGAAGAGGCGGGCATCAAGAGCGCCACCTTCGCGGTGAAGTCGCCCTACGCCTACGGCACCCTGTCGGTGGAGATGGGCACGCACCGCCTGGTGCGGATCAGCCCGTTCGACAACCAGGGTCGCCGCCAGACCTCCTTCGCCGAGGTCGAGGTGCTGCCGGTGGTGGAGACCACCGACCACATCGAGATCCCCGAGGGCGAGGTCCGCGTCGACGTGTACCGCTCCTCGGGCCCCGGTGGTCAGAGCGTCAACACCACCGACTCGGCGGTGCGTCTGACCCACATCCCCACCGGCATCGTGGTGACCTGTCAGAACGAGAAGTCGCAGCTGCAGAACAAGATCTCGGCCATGCGCGTGCTGCAGGCCAAGCTGCTCGAGCGCAAGCGCCAGGAAGAGCGCGCGCAGATGGACGCGCTCAAGACCAACGAGGGCGCCTCGTGGGGCAACCAGATGCGCTCCTACGTGCTGCACCCGTACCAGATGGTCAAGGATCTGCGCACCAACTATGAGGTGAACAACCCCTCGGCGGTGCTCGACGGCGACATCGACGGCTTCATCGAGTCCGGAATCCGTTGGCGCATGCGGGAACAGGCCGACGCGTAG
- a CDS encoding mechanosensitive ion channel family protein: MSGVLAINTAPEITAWLRSSGLEIVLLIVGAMLFGRFAAFVRDRVTTKIDAGFHSSDALVRTEAAKHRHALAQVITWVVLTIVYVLVGMEVLRRLGFAVTGLVAPAAVLGAALGFGAQRIVQDILAGFFLITERQYGFGDVVRIAVTGSADAAEGTVEDVTLRITTLRNSDGEVITVPNGQIVKVTNLSKDWARAAIDVPVSAQADITKINEVLHEVCTKAYQDRRLKPLLLDEPSVMGVEDLSLDEMNIRMVARTLPGKQFEVGRELRVRVAAALRKEGISETT, encoded by the coding sequence ATGAGCGGCGTTCTCGCCATCAACACGGCGCCGGAGATCACCGCCTGGCTACGCTCGAGCGGGCTCGAGATCGTCCTGCTGATCGTCGGCGCGATGCTGTTCGGCCGGTTCGCGGCGTTCGTCCGCGACCGGGTGACCACCAAGATCGACGCCGGTTTCCACTCCAGCGACGCGCTGGTCCGCACCGAAGCGGCCAAGCATCGGCACGCCCTGGCCCAGGTCATCACCTGGGTGGTGCTGACCATCGTCTACGTGCTGGTGGGCATGGAGGTGCTGCGCAGGCTGGGCTTCGCGGTGACCGGTCTGGTCGCCCCGGCGGCCGTGCTCGGCGCCGCGCTCGGTTTCGGCGCCCAGCGCATCGTGCAGGACATTCTGGCCGGGTTCTTCCTCATCACCGAACGCCAGTACGGCTTCGGTGACGTGGTGCGAATCGCGGTCACCGGATCGGCTGACGCGGCCGAGGGCACGGTGGAGGACGTGACGCTGCGCATCACCACGCTGCGCAACTCCGACGGCGAAGTGATCACCGTCCCCAACGGGCAGATCGTGAAGGTGACCAACCTCTCCAAGGACTGGGCACGCGCCGCGATCGACGTACCGGTGTCGGCCCAGGCCGACATCACCAAGATCAACGAGGTCCTGCACGAGGTGTGCACCAAGGCCTACCAGGACCGCCGCCTCAAGCCCCTGCTCCTCGACGAACCGTCCGTGATGGGTGTGGAAGATCTCTCGCTCGACGAGATGAACATCCGGATGGTTGCCCGCACTTTGCCGGGCAAACAATTCGAAGTGGGGCGCGAGTTGCGCGTGCGCGTCGCGGCCGCCCTGCGTAAGGAAGGAATCAGTGAAACCACGTAA
- the ftsE gene encoding cell division ATP-binding protein FtsE, which translates to MITMRNVTKSYKTSTRPALDNVSVEVDKGEFVFIIGPSGSGKSTFMRLLLKEETPTAGEIRVADFRVDRLPGRKVPKLRQRIGCVFQDFRLLQQKTVEQNVAFALEVIGKRRQFIERTVPEVLDMVGLGGKGNRLPSELSGGEQQRVAIARAFVNRPLVLLADEPTGNLDPDTSADIMALLERINRTGTTVLMATHDNHIVDAMRRRVVELDHGRLVRDEATGVYGVGR; encoded by the coding sequence GTGATCACCATGCGCAACGTCACCAAGTCGTACAAGACCTCGACGCGGCCGGCGCTGGACAACGTCTCCGTCGAGGTGGACAAGGGCGAGTTCGTCTTCATCATCGGCCCGTCCGGTTCCGGCAAGTCGACGTTCATGCGGCTGCTGCTCAAGGAGGAGACGCCGACCGCGGGCGAGATCCGGGTCGCCGATTTCCGGGTCGACCGGTTGCCGGGGCGGAAGGTACCCAAGCTGCGGCAGCGGATCGGCTGCGTCTTCCAGGACTTCCGGCTGCTGCAGCAGAAGACCGTGGAGCAGAATGTGGCGTTCGCGCTCGAGGTGATCGGCAAGCGGCGCCAGTTCATCGAACGGACCGTGCCCGAGGTGCTCGACATGGTCGGGCTCGGCGGCAAGGGCAACCGGCTGCCGTCGGAGCTGTCCGGTGGTGAGCAGCAGCGGGTGGCGATCGCCCGCGCGTTCGTCAACCGGCCGCTGGTCCTGCTGGCCGACGAACCGACCGGCAATCTCGATCCCGACACCAGCGCCGACATCATGGCGCTGCTGGAACGGATCAACCGCACCGGCACGACGGTGCTCATGGCCACCCACGACAACCACATCGTCGACGCGATGCGCAGGCGGGTGGTGGAGCTCGACCACGGCAGACTCGTGCGTGACGAAGCGACCGGTGTCTACGGGGTGGGGCGATAA
- the ftsX gene encoding permease-like cell division protein FtsX has product MRLSFLFTEVADGLRRNLTMTIAMILTTAVSLMMLGGGMLSVRMADKTENFFIGRLEVRFYLDDAVSDTDPDCAADPCKSLLADLKSTSGVESVQFLNRADALEEAKKLFADQPEMVQYIADSPLPASLRVKMTDADQYQHIYDSFATRQGVRIVANDKEFVDRLVSLFDGLRNAAFGLALVMALAAMLLVLNMVQIAAYTRRTEVGIMRLVGATRWYTQLPFLLEAVAAAFVGSVLAILGLVIARPLVIDRALGPLFDSNVFPRITGDDIAVVALTIAPIGIVFAGVTAYLTLRFYVRE; this is encoded by the coding sequence ATGCGACTGAGTTTCCTGTTCACCGAGGTCGCCGACGGGCTGCGCCGCAACCTGACGATGACCATCGCGATGATCCTGACCACCGCGGTGTCGCTGATGATGCTCGGCGGCGGCATGCTGTCGGTGCGGATGGCCGACAAGACCGAGAACTTCTTCATCGGCAGGCTCGAGGTGCGTTTCTACCTCGACGACGCGGTCTCCGACACCGATCCGGACTGCGCGGCCGATCCGTGCAAGTCGCTGCTGGCCGATCTGAAGAGCACCTCGGGTGTGGAGAGCGTGCAGTTCCTCAACCGCGCCGACGCGCTGGAGGAGGCCAAGAAGCTGTTCGCCGATCAGCCGGAGATGGTGCAGTACATCGCCGATTCCCCGCTGCCCGCGTCGCTGCGGGTGAAGATGACCGACGCCGACCAGTACCAGCACATCTACGACAGCTTCGCGACCCGGCAGGGCGTGCGGATCGTGGCCAACGACAAGGAGTTCGTCGACCGGCTGGTGAGCCTGTTCGACGGCCTGCGCAACGCGGCGTTCGGCCTGGCGCTGGTGATGGCGCTGGCGGCGATGCTGCTGGTGCTGAACATGGTGCAGATCGCCGCGTACACGCGGCGCACGGAGGTCGGGATCATGCGCCTGGTGGGCGCGACCCGGTGGTATACCCAGCTGCCGTTCCTGCTGGAGGCGGTGGCGGCGGCGTTCGTCGGCTCGGTGCTCGCGATCCTCGGCCTGGTGATCGCGCGTCCGCTGGTGATCGACCGGGCGCTGGGCCCGCTGTTCGACAGCAATGTGTTCCCGCGCATCACCGGTGACGACATCGCCGTGGTGGCATTGACCATCGCGCCGATCGGCATCGTCTTCGCCGGTGTCACGGCCTACCTCACGCTGCGGTTCTACGTCCGCGAATAG
- a CDS encoding MerR family transcriptional regulator, which produces MDGHMLIGELAHRTGVSTRLLRYYEEQGLLHPDRGPNGYRSYPEVSVAAVAKIRELLAAGLTTDDIAQLMPCAEPDGPVQACEMSVRIMSERTAELERRIAGLDRQRAELTAQLGASLAARTPTAGTR; this is translated from the coding sequence GTGGACGGTCACATGCTGATCGGCGAACTCGCGCACCGGACCGGCGTCAGCACCCGGCTGCTGCGCTACTACGAGGAGCAGGGACTGCTGCATCCGGACCGCGGCCCGAACGGGTACCGCAGCTATCCGGAGGTGTCCGTGGCGGCCGTGGCCAAGATCCGCGAGCTGCTCGCCGCCGGCCTGACCACCGACGACATCGCCCAGCTGATGCCCTGCGCCGAACCGGACGGGCCGGTCCAGGCGTGCGAGATGTCGGTGCGGATCATGTCCGAGCGCACGGCCGAGCTGGAGCGGCGCATCGCGGGCCTGGACCGGCAGCGCGCCGAACTCACCGCGCAGCTGGGCGCGTCACTGGCCGCGCGGACGCCGACGGCGGGGACCCGGTAA